CTCAACCGGTGTTTTATTTGCCCATGTATTTCACCTTGCATATTGACtttaaaagagaatgaaacgTTCACTTATCACTGTGGGCGTGTTCCTGTACTGTACGGTCTATTCGCGCCTttgatttaaacatatttatcaaAGTCAATATTAAAGACCctgttatttatatagtatagaCTATAGGGTGATGCAAAATAGGACACactttcattctcttttcttttataaaattctattTGTCTCGTATACAACTAAATCCTTAtgactcacatagaccgtttttagttggtaaaaacacgatcaggatatttgaatatcatgtGCAAAAGGTGCCCCTTTTTCCACCCTCTTTATCGCGTGTTTCTAGACATAGGAAGTATAGGCTACAATTATCCCATTACAGGGCATATACATGgcgttatagagggcgccatgggcATATAGCAACAGCGGCACATATGCGCCTTCTAGTGTGCAACTcttaaacctttttattcataGTATTTAGGCAAGcgatttataaattttgtttctgcaCAAATCAGTGCACAGTCGCAAATGTGTGCAAAGAAAGCTGTGGCCGTACAACCCAAATGTCCAGCTTTGATGCTTATAAGCTACGCatgatatatatagttgaCATAGGGGTATCtacattaaagttttaatatcgTTTAGATGCTATTCCTTGTATGGTGGTAGGGGCACAGCAGGATCTGGTTGAAATTCGCCTTTAGCTTGGTAGTTTGCAAGCGGCTGCTCGTTGTAAGGTAGTGGCACAGGCTGGCTGTATCTGTTGTTATCCGGGTACTGGTTATTGGGCTGAGGGTACCACGTTGGTGGTACAGGCGGCGCAACGTTCTGGTACACGGTTGCTGGTGCATTGTAGCTTGGGTTGGGATACCCCATTGTGACGGTATCTAGAATAAAGAggaaaatattatgtttttttgtagtctttaagttcattttaagtttaaattatatatattaaatacatatataattgggcggggtaagatgggacatgatttcattctcttttcccATCCAATTTGGTAACACACAAAgcttatttacagaattaattGACCGTATAgccccacgactctaaaagagcgttgttggTTGCAAAACAAGGTCAGAAAAATATGGTATTTAGGTACTAACGGTATCTGATCTTATACCCTACGGTACTATATGGCTAGGCTAGCCATACGTTAAagataagtttttttaacaaaataattgatGATAAAACTTGCTTTGTTGTTGACTCTGTTGTTGTCCTGAGGACGGTGTTACATAAGCTGTCCTCGCAGTTTGTAGCTGGGTACCTCTGTTTACGTTTCCACGATGCGCGCATTTGGCGCAACACAAAGCAATCAGACTAATACAAAGCACCAGGAAAAAAAATCCACCAATAGCAATGCCAACAATAGCCCCGATTCtgaaaattgatttttaatgtttttcgtttttattagCGATGCTTTATAGCTGAAAGGCCCACAGGCGAAATAATGAGATTTTCTGCAAACATTCACACATTTACCCGAGATGAAAGACAGAATTTATGGCGCTGCTAACGGTGCAACCTAGACTCCATCGGCTGCAATGTCCACTAAAAGCTGTCCCACAACAAGTTGACGACGAGGAACAGGTGTCAGCACCGCAAGCACACACAAAATTGCACGTGTTTAGCGAATTGGAGTATTTGCAACATTTTGGAAAGAAGACACAATCCGATGACGAAGTGCAACCTGCCAAAGTAGTTAAACCATTAGCAGAGctggattttaaaattacatatacgtggtaactcgtgtaCGAGGTGAATAACACAGAAcgatcatccacaaagtaacatacatggtaactcgtataagctggcacgaggtgtatgaacttccatgttataacgactgtcgttttacaatcatttaaagggcctaaacacaccccaaatgtacttcgctttaatcaatagagtgtgtttttctaattccaacgacaccttacttgttttaatcggttcggtataaccaaagatattccagctcaaacaccgtgaaattcaaaaaactgatttgaaagttgcgtggcgaaaaaaattgagaagtgtactacccacgtgacaatcacgtcacaaaattgttgaagcgtggccgctctcattcagaaagacgagaggcagtgttttcagcgaaaaacgagagaacaaaaaaagcGCAAAAAAGGAACAAAAAAAAGGCAGGTtccgcttttacgaatgaatcagtcactaactagtacgttcctacgtcacaatcacggagctcgtagtaaaaaaaagatagcgctagagatcactgtttgaggacgaatatctccgcctatactggaccaattttaatcagcaaagtatttttggaatcaataaaacggtcgctttatgaatttaccataaaaaataaaagtgacgtggggtgtgtttaggccctttaacaACCATATAATAACGACTGCCGTCGCCCGGCCACAAAGGAATAAAACGTTTATTCAAACATTCGACAccttttaaatctaaaacatttaaaatccaTTATTctgaataatattatatactttTGCAAGCTCTGAACTAATAGAAACCAGACAATCGCCCAACAAAACTTAAGTacttatatacagtaggatagaagaagatgggacacctttttaatctattttttcttcccatttgatagtaaacgaagaacactcaaagaatacTAAAACCGTATTGTCAAGACGTCTGCTGgctgttgttaagtgtttaaaactcgatcaggatatttagatattatatgctaaaggtgttccattttcccccaccctactatatgtattatcaAGTTACCTATGAAAGAGCTCTTACCTTCTGCATTATTTATGAAACAATACAAAAGCACTCCTGCGACGAGCAACAGGTCGACTCGGCCCATATCAAATATATCAACGCAATTTTAACGTATAATTTCACTGAAAATgaaatgctttttttattcaaaacacaaCTACTCTGCTATATATAGACATTTCTTAACAAGCTCTACATTTTATGTTTCAATGACTACAGGACCTAATACGACATTATCCAGATAGACAGTATAATATTCTATAccgttcaattttttttttattagtataCTACAGCCCTACAGGCACTGCTGCATTGGTAACAataataagttattttaatgtttaagcTTACTATTGCAATAAATAATTTCCCAATTCTATAATTATTCCAGGCGTCCAAAACACGCTTTATTGGCACAGTACAGGTTTCATATAAACCTTGGCGTCGCAAACTTGTCTTTGTTCTTTTATTTGCCAAAGAATGGTTCGTTTTCTGCTAAATAACCTCACCAAgcgttgtgtttttttcagtaCTGTGCGAGACACGCTATTTctctattttttttgtcaaaaaatgcTCGTTTCTTCTGAATAACCTCACCGAGCATATCGTATCCTTCGTCTCCATGCAACTTATACCACAAAACCAGTGCGCATTGAACCTGACAAATATGTTTCAGCTCATATATTAGCGTATAAAAACCTTGTGAAATTGTGTTACTATGAACTACGGAATTATTCCGCGGCAATTTCATAAAGCGTGAAGGACCTATGAACACAAAGAGAAACGATGAAAAACGTTTTGTACGCTTCATGGTCGAATAGCTGCGGATAGATTTAAATTTAGCCTTGACAAAGCGAAAAGGATGAAGTGAAGCAGGGAAAATATTGAAagctttttacttttttctccCAATATCCTAAAGTGTGTTGGCTTATTAACTTTTGTCCAACTTGTAAACTGTTTTACTTTGGCAACGTAATGTGGCTGTATATACTATTAATCGTTCATATAcacatacaatttttatttatgtatgttaAATACATATGTATGCGTTAAATATGTTGCACAGCATCAGTTAAATCCTTATGgcatatttcttgttttaggACAGAATGTTTTAACGTCTCCAGTTCCATTCTGTTGACATATAGTGTGCTTATCCTTAAAAACACTATGCGCGTCTTAAATGCCGCTGTATGGTTTTACTATTTCACGTAAGCTTTGGGTTTGCTGCCAAATTTACCATCTAAAACTGTCAATTTGAAGCAATCAACGATTGCGagccacagaaataaaaaagagtagaacgcgccaaagttagtatagaccggaacgcgcaactgcccgaaaccgtgatatattattttttctattcacgtgaccgccaactccgtccccatttcgcttggtctccattgaaaaagataggcgcacagtgaTTTTAGGAGATTTTAGccgtttatttaaaaactacactaacttcagcttctatttaccttaccaaacattttttggaaaaaatatataaatttagccgcattaaataactaaaatgtcgcaaatcaatcgcttctaattctattttttgacttttttgacacagaaaacaaataacacatgatttttacgttttttaaaaactgtcaaTTTGAAGCAATTAACGATTGCGAGCCCAGTGCATGATGGATAGAATTTACGATTTCTATGTTACGAAAACTTAATGCAAAAAAGGTGCTAGTGAGGAATCCTCCCCCCCCCCTTGCCTATAGAAAAAACGAGAgactaaaaaaggaaaaaagaaaattattggACCGTAACGGTATTTccccataaaaatcatataatagtaaatatatcatatattattaaatatctcGGGTTATGGTACACCTGGAGCAGCAATCTTGGTGTCGTTGGAAAGAAGAAGCGACACTTCAATtacgtatcaaaaaatatattaaattatcaAAGTACTTTTAGTTGGGTGGGCCGTCAAAGTTGACacgcgataaaataaaaaaatcgctaacaaaaattaacaaaattttgacacaCGTTGATGTATAGCAACatgcaaaacatattaaaaaattggggTAATACCGCCGctagtttttgatttattaataCTTTCGCAACCCCTACTTTTAGCGTATTATTCATAGACCGATTCCATCGTC
The DNA window shown above is from Ciona intestinalis chromosome 3, KH, whole genome shotgun sequence and carries:
- the LOC101243454 gene encoding proline-rich receptor-like protein kinase PERK2 isoform X1, producing the protein MGRVDLLLVAGVLLYCFINNAEGCTSSSDCVFFPKCCKYSNSLNTCNFVCACGADTCSSSSTCCGTAFSGHCSRWSLGCTVSSAINSVFHLGIGAIVGIAIGGFFFLVLCISLIALCCAKCAHRGNVNRGTQLQTARTAYVTPSSGQQQSQQQNTVTMGYPNPSYNAPATVYQNVAPPVPPTWYPQPNNQYPDNNRYSQPVPLPYNEQPLANYQAKGEFQPDPAVPLPPYKE
- the LOC101243454 gene encoding proline-rich receptor-like protein kinase PERK2 isoform X2 encodes the protein MGRVDLLLVAGVLLYCFINNAEGCTSSSDCVFFPKCCKYSNSLNTCNFVCACGADTCSSSSTCCGTAFSGHCSRWSLGCTVSSAINSVFHLGIGAIVGIAIGGFFFLVLCISLIALCCAKCAHRGNVNRGTQLQTARTAYVTPSSGQQQNTVTMGYPNPSYNAPATVYQNVAPPVPPTWYPQPNNQYPDNNRYSQPVPLPYNEQPLANYQAKGEFQPDPAVPLPPYKE